One genomic segment of Brachyhypopomus gauderio isolate BG-103 chromosome 19, BGAUD_0.2, whole genome shotgun sequence includes these proteins:
- the LOC143483283 gene encoding uncharacterized protein LOC143483283: MRNRNIIRVLRDVQLFGLAPNLGSVVTWDNTLNPGSEHFLEVSEPVNEPTWVVVIPCRYYPDSEEERSMEGERKSKRINEKKQRRLEEDSADPQALDLVVLPEGSQCPNLNAASPVLEIPGQRKIIKTSTQSSMVKGAAPTLQAALRRANEENAVLKVKVKSLEEKVGLLENDKKFLQQRLSEALVMRKAASGQRPQSHVSISDSSEGEDSSSMEEDSTNSTSSSCQQKKREKEKKKRLWKKANKGECRNVVMEKKKRQKKRQLDSDTSSDTDDFPKQKKSKKRKMKEYPKKKVGMPEDVISRYRRVLKAVSRGMSKTDAYSYVGVNRKTIVDTAAIAELKQVDPESYHQIRAMFHKGRKGHTLYDFAEQCKSVFSKKPELKATVERMKEDGRLLDIHTYN, translated from the exons ATGAGAAACCGAAACATAATTCGAGTGCTCAGAGATGTGCAGTTATTTGGATTAGCTCCCAACTTGGGCTCTGTTGTTACATGGGATAACACTCTCAATCCCGGTTCAGAACACTTTTTAGAAGTGAGTGAGCCTGTAAACGAGCCTACGTGGGTGGTTGTTATCCCTTGCCGTTATTACCCCGACTCTGAAGAAGAGCGTAGCATGGAGGGCGAGCGGAAAAGCAAAAGAATTAACGAAAAGAAACAACGAAGACTCGAGGAAGACTCTGCAG ATCCTCAGGCATTAGATTTGGTAGTATTACCAGAAGGTTCTCAATGCCCAAACCTTAACGCTGCCAGCCCAGTCTTGGAAATTCCAGGTCAAAGGAAAATAATTAAGACCTCCACCCAAAGCTCAATGGTCAAAG GAGCAGCACCAACCCTTCAGGCTGCTTTAAGGAGAGCAAACGAAGAAAATGCTGTTCTGAAGGTGAAAGTGAAAAGTCTTGAGGAGAAGGTTGGGTTACTAGAGAATGACAAAAAGTTTCTTCAACAAAGACTGAGTGAAG CGCTGGTGATGAGGAAAGCAGCCTCTGGACAAAGACCTCAGTCACACGTGAGTATTAGTGACAGCAGTGAAGGCGAGGACAGCAGCAGTATGGAAGAGGATAGCACAAATTCTACATCTTCATCTTGCCagcaaaagaagagagagaaagagaagaaaaagagaTTGTGGAAAAAAGCTAATAAGGGCGAATGTAGAAATGTGgtgatggaaaaaaagaagaggcAAAAGAAACGACAGCTGGATTCTGACACAAGTTCTGACACTGATGACTTCCCAAAACAAAAGAAGAgcaagaagaggaagatgaaagAATATCCAAAGAAGaaag TTGGGATGCCCGAAGATGTGATTTCCAGATACAGGCGTGTTCTGAAGGCTGTGTCTAGAGGCATGTCGAAAACTGATGCTTACAGTTATGTTGGTGTCAATCGCAAAACAATTGTGGACACAGCAGCAATTGCAGAGTTAAAGCAGGTGGATCCTGAATCTTACCACCAGATACGGGCTATGTTCCACAAAGGAAGAAAAGGGCACACCTTATATGATTTTGCAGAGCAATGCAAAAGTGTATTTTCAAAAAAACCAGAGCTCAAAGCCACAGTTGAACGGATGAAAGAAGATGGCAGACTGCTAGATATCCATACCTATAATTAA